Proteins from one Brevibacillus humidisoli genomic window:
- a CDS encoding Ger(x)C family spore germination protein → MSKMLQVLCLLLPVALGGCWDAKELDRVYYVHAIGVEYNHGRFEVYAQILNFASLAKQDIAGQSAEQTAWVGKGVGKTLDTAIHDLYATSQEEIYWGHLTAIVLHESTLEQGLKQVLDIFTRFHETRYTIWMFATRSSVQEILSASPILNESPVFSQLGNPEDIYDQRSFIEPIRMHRFIADLQEPGKTSLLPYLTVAKEKWYTRDKAMSVLKMEGISILRDGRLVGWLPSEKIPGLRWMTRATNRASLVATERSEPVAVILLGDARPAIIPTVKGDTIYFSLSVEVTGEIIQLMRNASEKEVTRLSEQAIKREIESTFAKGVEIGADLYQVTHSLYRKKTAEWKRLDSRGHFPLRKDSLRTVKVKADIYSARKTKLEEFKIESD, encoded by the coding sequence ATGAGTAAAATGCTGCAGGTGTTATGCTTGCTACTTCCCGTCGCCCTTGGAGGTTGTTGGGATGCAAAAGAGTTGGATCGGGTCTACTACGTTCATGCAATCGGTGTCGAGTATAACCATGGACGCTTTGAGGTCTATGCACAGATCCTCAACTTTGCCTCATTGGCCAAGCAAGATATTGCCGGTCAATCCGCGGAACAGACAGCATGGGTAGGAAAAGGCGTGGGAAAAACCTTGGACACGGCGATTCACGATCTCTATGCGACATCACAAGAAGAAATCTACTGGGGCCATCTAACGGCAATTGTACTTCACGAATCAACTCTGGAGCAGGGGCTAAAGCAGGTTTTGGATATTTTTACACGCTTTCATGAAACCAGGTACACGATTTGGATGTTTGCTACTCGGTCATCCGTGCAAGAGATCCTGTCCGCATCGCCGATCTTGAATGAATCCCCCGTCTTTTCGCAACTAGGCAACCCTGAAGATATTTACGATCAGCGATCCTTCATTGAACCGATTCGCATGCACCGCTTCATCGCAGACTTGCAAGAACCGGGTAAAACATCGCTGCTCCCGTATCTGACAGTGGCAAAGGAAAAATGGTACACCCGGGACAAAGCGATGTCCGTCTTAAAAATGGAAGGAATAAGCATCCTCAGAGACGGACGGTTGGTTGGCTGGCTGCCTTCTGAAAAGATTCCAGGACTTCGTTGGATGACCAGGGCAACTAATCGAGCCAGCCTGGTTGCGACCGAACGATCAGAGCCGGTTGCGGTCATCTTGCTTGGCGATGCACGCCCTGCCATTATCCCAACCGTAAAAGGGGATACGATTTATTTTTCTCTGTCTGTAGAGGTAACCGGAGAGATTATTCAACTAATGAGAAATGCCTCTGAGAAAGAAGTAACCAGACTGTCAGAACAAGCAATCAAGCGGGAAATCGAATCAACCTTCGCAAAGGGAGTCGAGATAGGTGCCGATTTGTATCAAGTTACCCATTCTCTCTATAGAAAGAAAACAGCAGAATGGAAAAGGTTAGACAGCCGAGGCCACTTTCCGCTGCGAAAAGATTCCCTGAGGACGGTAAAGGTGAAAGCCGATATTTATTCCGCCAGAAAGACAAAGCTGGAAGAGTTTAAGATAGAGTCCGATTAA
- a CDS encoding ATP-dependent acyl-CoA ligase, whose product MNRQTSHLVELIGEQAKRIPDDTFLVYQNECFTYADAEKKSNQVANLLAARGIRKGDHIALMLKNHPDYLWIWFGIAKLGAVMIPLNVHAKGESLCYTMNHSDAVMLIVDQEYSEEIVKIKTDLTQLQQILHRDELMRQAHKESGRHRPYTAIRKEDPLSIIYTSGTTGRPKGVVLSHYSYINTGLMFRDVMMRIRKDDILYTCLPLFHCNAQQLSVMSTLLSGAKLVLSERFSASRFWEEIRQSQATIFNYIGSMLTILMKQPPQLTDQDNTITRVFGGGAPKEIWREFEQRFGLTIVEGYGLTESATVCLCNSLEEIRVGSIGKPLPHISIRVVNEQDQETAPNEVGEIAIREDVPHTQFSGYYKMPDKTEEAIKDGWFHTGDRGYRDEDGYFYFKDRLKDCIRYRGENISSYEIEQVVNKYPSVRESAAIGVPSEVGEEDVKVVLTLQPNHSLDYQDFLSFCQERMAYYMVPRYVEVVEELPKTATQRIQKYALRQQGSGLAFDCAELKKALRGKS is encoded by the coding sequence ATGAACAGACAGACTTCTCATCTGGTTGAACTGATCGGGGAGCAAGCAAAGAGGATTCCCGATGATACCTTCCTGGTATATCAAAACGAGTGCTTCACTTACGCCGATGCAGAGAAAAAATCAAATCAAGTGGCCAATCTCTTAGCTGCGCGAGGAATCCGGAAAGGTGATCATATCGCCTTGATGCTGAAGAATCATCCAGATTATCTGTGGATCTGGTTTGGCATCGCCAAGCTTGGGGCTGTGATGATACCGCTCAATGTGCATGCGAAAGGCGAGAGTCTCTGTTACACGATGAATCATTCGGACGCGGTGATGTTGATCGTTGACCAGGAGTATAGCGAAGAAATAGTGAAAATTAAGACGGATTTGACACAGCTGCAACAAATATTGCATCGCGATGAGTTGATGAGGCAGGCCCATAAAGAAAGCGGGCGGCATCGTCCGTATACAGCGATCCGGAAGGAGGACCCCCTCTCCATTATCTATACCTCGGGTACGACAGGACGTCCAAAAGGAGTCGTACTCTCCCACTATTCTTATATCAATACGGGGCTCATGTTTCGTGATGTGATGATGAGGATCCGGAAAGACGATATTTTGTATACCTGCTTGCCATTGTTTCATTGCAACGCACAGCAGTTGTCGGTGATGTCTACGTTGCTGTCGGGGGCGAAGCTCGTCCTCTCCGAACGATTCAGTGCAAGCCGCTTTTGGGAGGAGATCCGTCAGTCGCAAGCGACGATCTTTAATTACATTGGATCGATGCTGACGATTTTGATGAAGCAGCCTCCACAATTGACAGATCAAGACAATACGATAACCCGCGTGTTCGGAGGAGGAGCACCAAAGGAAATCTGGAGGGAGTTCGAGCAGCGATTTGGCCTGACGATAGTCGAGGGATACGGTTTAACCGAGTCAGCCACTGTATGCCTTTGCAATTCCTTGGAGGAGATTCGTGTCGGTTCTATTGGGAAGCCGCTGCCCCATATCTCGATCAGAGTGGTCAATGAACAAGACCAGGAAACGGCCCCAAATGAAGTGGGGGAAATCGCGATCCGGGAAGATGTCCCTCATACGCAGTTTAGTGGTTATTACAAGATGCCTGACAAGACCGAAGAAGCGATCAAGGATGGTTGGTTCCATACAGGAGACCGAGGATACCGGGATGAGGACGGCTACTTCTATTTTAAAGACCGATTAAAAGACTGCATACGGTATCGCGGAGAGAATATTTCTTCGTACGAGATCGAACAAGTGGTGAACAAGTACCCTAGTGTTCGGGAATCTGCTGCGATTGGCGTTCCATCTGAAGTAGGAGAGGAGGACGTCAAGGTGGTGCTCACGCTTCAGCCCAACCATTCCCTGGACTATCAAGACTTCCTTTCTTTTTGCCAGGAACGCATGGCCTATTACATGGTGCCACGCTATGTTGAGGTGGTCGAGGAATTGCCGAAGACAGCCACACAGCGCATCCAAAAGTACGCGCTGCGTCAACAAGGGAGCGGTTTAGCATTTGATTGCGCGGAGTTAAAAAAAGCACTAAGAGGCAAATCGTAA